One Perognathus longimembris pacificus isolate PPM17 chromosome 2, ASM2315922v1, whole genome shotgun sequence DNA segment encodes these proteins:
- the LOC125346923 gene encoding leucine-rich repeat-containing protein 17 produces the protein MHVVAIVILLCFCKAAELSRANPDGLRNRVNHGRAGGGRRGSNPVKRYAPGLPCDVYMYLHEKYLDCQERKLVYVLPDWPQDLLHMLLARNKIRVLKNNMFAKFKKLKSLDLQQNEISKIESEAFFGLNKLTTLLLQHNQIKVLTEEVFIYTPLLSYLRLYDNPWHCTCEIETLVSMLQIPRNRNLGNYAKCKSPQELKNKKLMKLNSEELCNKEEKEQLDPKSQVSGRPPIIRPEADLTLCHNYVFPIQTLDCKKKELKKVPHNIPPDIVKLDLSYNKIKQLRPKEFEDVHELKKLNLSSNGIEFIDPAAFSGLTHLEELDLSNNSLQNFDYGVLEDLYFLKLLWLRDNPWRCDYNIHYLYYWLKHHYNVHYSGLECKMPEEFKGWSVGKYVRSYYEECPKDKLPAYPEAFDQDTEDDEWEKISKDHTAKKQSVRITIVG, from the exons ATGCATGTGGTTGCCATAGTAATATTACTCTGCTTTTGCAAAGCTGCTGAGCTAAGCAGAGCCAACCCTGATGGTTTGAGAAATCGAGTAAATCACGGCCGGGCAGGTGGGGGCCGGAGAGGCTCCAACCCAGTCAAACGCTATGCACCAGGCCTCCCCTGCGATGTATACATGTATCTCCACGAGAAGTACTTAGATTGTcaagaaagaaaattagtttATGTGTTACCTGATTGGCCTCAAGATTTGCTGCACATGCTGTTAGCAAGAAACAAGATCCGAGTGTTAAAAAACAACATGTTTGCCAAGTTTAAAAAGCTGAAAAGTCTGGATCTGCAACAGAATGAGATCTCCAAAATTGAGAGTGAGGCATTCTTTGGCTTAAACAAACTTACGACCCTTTTACTGCAGCACAACCAGATCAAAGTCTTGACAGAGGAGGTGTTCATTTATACACCTCTACTTAGCTACCTGAGACTTTATGACAACCCCTGGCACTGTACTTGCGAGATAGAAACCCTCGTCTCAATGTTGCAGATTCCAAGGAATCGGAATTTGGGGAACTATGCCAAGTGCAAAAGCCCAcaagaactgaaaaataaaaaactgatGAAACTAAACTCTGAAGAATTatgtaataaagaagaaaaggaacaactGGACCCGAAATCCCAAGTGTCAGGGAGACCCCCAATCATCAGACCTGAAGCAGACTTGACCCTGTGCCACAACTATGTATTTCCCATACAGACACTGGATTGCAAAAAGAAAG AGTTGAAGAAAGTTCCTCACAACATCCCTCCAGATATTGTTAAACTTGATTTGTCATACAATAAAATCAAGCAACTTCGACCCAAGGAATTTGAAGATGTTCATGAGCTAAAGAAATTAAACCTCAGCAGCAATGGCATTGAATTCATAGATCCTG CTGCTTTTTCAGGGCTGACACATTTAGAAGAGCTAGATTTATCAAACAACAGTCTGCAAAATTTCGACTATGGAGTATTAGAAGACTTGTATTTTTTGAAACTCTTATGGCTCAGAGATAACCCTTGGAGATGTGACTACAACATACACTACCTCTACTACTGGCTAAAGCACCACTACAACGTCCATTACAGTGGTCTGGAATGCAAAATGCCAGAGGAATTCAAAGGATGGTCTGTGGGAAAGTATGTTCGGAGTTACTATGAAGAATGTCCTAAAGACAAGTTACCAGCATACCCTGAGGCATTTGACCAGGATACAGAAGATGATGAATGGGAAAAAATAAGCAAGGATCAtacagcaaagaagcaaagtgtgCGCATCACCATAGTGGGATAG